Proteins encoded in a region of the Elusimicrobiota bacterium genome:
- the prfB gene encoding Peptide chain release factor 2, with the protein MRDLNTAKDDVRNWSDVHSKIQDYSTLLELAEEAKDEAEEKNISLGLEQLKKTLADMEIRALLNGPHDNSDAIVTIHAGAGGTEAADWAEMLLRMYSRWVDQKGMKMEITDILPGEGAGVRRVMAVVRGPYAYGLLKAEMGVHRLVRISPFDSNARRHTSFASLDVIPEIDDEIKIEIKEADLKVDTYRSSGAGGQHVNKTESAIRITHVPTGIVVACQQERSQIKNREFAMKILKSKLFDLEQEKQRAAVEKHYDERGQIAWGHQIRSYVFMPYQLVKDLRSNYETGNVQAVMDGDLDPFIKAYLDWKATNKDATLPGVS; encoded by the coding sequence ATGCGTGATCTCAACACCGCCAAAGACGACGTCCGAAATTGGAGTGACGTTCACAGCAAAATTCAAGATTATTCGACCTTATTGGAATTGGCTGAAGAAGCCAAAGATGAAGCCGAAGAAAAAAACATCTCATTGGGGCTTGAACAACTTAAAAAGACTTTGGCCGACATGGAAATCCGTGCGCTTCTGAACGGCCCTCATGATAATTCCGATGCCATTGTGACGATTCACGCCGGAGCCGGCGGAACGGAAGCCGCCGACTGGGCTGAAATGCTGCTACGTATGTATTCGCGATGGGTTGACCAAAAAGGAATGAAAATGGAAATCACCGATATTCTTCCAGGCGAAGGGGCAGGCGTTCGCCGAGTGATGGCGGTGGTTAGAGGGCCCTATGCCTATGGTTTGCTTAAAGCTGAAATGGGCGTGCATCGATTGGTCCGCATTTCACCTTTTGATTCCAATGCCAGGAGGCACACCTCCTTTGCTTCATTGGATGTTATTCCGGAAATTGATGATGAAATAAAAATTGAAATTAAAGAGGCCGACTTAAAGGTTGATACGTATCGCTCATCGGGGGCTGGAGGTCAACATGTGAATAAAACTGAATCAGCGATTAGAATTACGCATGTCCCCACTGGAATTGTGGTTGCCTGCCAACAAGAACGCTCACAAATAAAAAATCGTGAATTTGCAATGAAAATATTGAAATCAAAACTCTTTGATCTTGAGCAAGAAAAGCAACGCGCGGCCGTGGAGAAACATTATGACGAAAGAGGACAAATTGCATGGGGGCACCAAATTCGCTCCTATGTTTTTATGCCCTACCAATTGGTGAAAGACCTTCGGTCCAACTATGAAACCGGCAATGTTCAAGCGGTCATGGATGGCGACTTGGATCCCTTTATTAAAGCGTATCTTGATTGGAAGGCCACCAATAAAGATGCTACACTGCCCGGCGTTTCATAG
- the saeR gene encoding Response regulator SaeR, whose amino-acid sequence MTKILVVDDEKDVVELLKFLLEKDGYVVSTAYNGREALAAAKEIIPDLILLDVMMPEMDGYTVQTQLLEFPATKNIPIIILTAKGQLRDVFAMSANVKAYIEKPFDPKTLRLKISESIKPK is encoded by the coding sequence GTGACGAAGATCCTTGTTGTTGACGATGAAAAAGATGTCGTTGAGCTTTTGAAATTTTTACTGGAAAAAGACGGATATGTGGTGTCAACGGCGTACAATGGTCGCGAGGCTTTGGCGGCGGCCAAAGAAATTATTCCAGATCTTATTTTGCTCGACGTCATGATGCCAGAAATGGATGGGTACACGGTCCAAACGCAATTATTGGAGTTCCCGGCGACAAAAAATATACCCATTATTATTCTCACGGCCAAAGGACAACTTCGAGACGTGTTCGCCATGTCTGCCAATGTCAAAGCCTATATCGAAAAACCTTTTGATCCAAAAACACTTCGACTCAAAATTAGCGAGTCAATCAAACCGAAATAA
- the lysS gene encoding Lysine--tRNA ligase, which yields MTSQPTQTSDNSTPVEQLIKQRREKKDQLLLRGKTPYGHRFKRSHTLAQVLSEFESKIPKEGDPHFLDSAVLVLAGRLMTRRDLGKLCFSHIKDHSGQLQLKFNLSEIGPDAYKEFQKEVDLGDIIGVTGSMCRTKTGELTLQVKTFEILSKSLRPWPEKFHGVTDVETRSRQRELDLATNAESKNRFLQRSQIIYSLRNTLAEEGFTEVETPLMQAIPGGAAAKPFITHHETLNMQLYMRIAPELYLKRLLVGGFERVYEIGRAFRNEGIDTRHNPEFTILESYQAYADVNDMMDLAEKLIQNAAKTLGVTTVNYRNETCNIQEPFRRASLIDLFKEYLKLDIIELCQSKKWVEAAHEKGLKVPKDATERKCFDLLFDERILIHLNKPTFVLDYPSSFSPLAKTKPQQPLLADRFELFIAKEEVANAYTEQNDPDEQRQKFGEELAKRQSGDEEAMPKDEEFILALEHGMPPAGGLGIGVDRLTMILTGCASIREVILFPLLKPQST from the coding sequence ATGACATCACAACCAACACAAACAAGCGATAATTCAACCCCTGTCGAACAACTCATCAAACAACGTCGCGAGAAGAAAGATCAACTGCTTTTGAGAGGAAAAACGCCCTATGGGCATCGTTTTAAACGCAGCCACACCCTGGCGCAAGTTTTAAGCGAATTTGAATCCAAAATTCCAAAAGAAGGCGATCCTCATTTTCTGGATTCAGCTGTGCTCGTTTTGGCGGGCAGACTCATGACTCGGCGAGATTTGGGGAAACTCTGTTTTTCACACATCAAAGATCATTCGGGTCAACTTCAATTGAAATTTAACTTGTCGGAAATTGGACCCGATGCCTATAAAGAGTTTCAAAAAGAAGTCGATTTGGGCGATATCATTGGGGTGACAGGATCCATGTGTCGCACCAAAACTGGAGAACTAACTCTTCAGGTTAAAACCTTTGAAATACTTTCCAAGTCGCTTCGTCCATGGCCTGAAAAATTTCATGGCGTGACCGATGTTGAAACCAGATCCCGTCAACGAGAGTTGGATCTTGCGACGAACGCTGAGAGCAAAAACCGATTTCTTCAGCGATCACAGATCATATATTCACTTCGAAATACTTTGGCTGAGGAAGGTTTTACGGAGGTTGAAACACCTCTAATGCAAGCCATTCCGGGAGGGGCGGCCGCCAAACCTTTTATCACCCATCATGAAACCTTAAATATGCAGCTTTATATGCGAATTGCTCCAGAACTCTACCTGAAACGGTTATTGGTCGGTGGGTTCGAGAGGGTTTATGAAATTGGACGCGCTTTTCGAAATGAAGGGATTGATACTCGCCATAACCCGGAATTTACAATTCTTGAATCCTATCAAGCTTACGCTGACGTTAATGACATGATGGACTTGGCTGAAAAACTCATTCAAAATGCCGCTAAAACTTTGGGTGTTACAACCGTTAATTACCGAAATGAAACATGCAATATTCAAGAACCCTTCAGGCGTGCTTCCCTGATTGATCTTTTTAAGGAATATTTGAAGCTGGACATTATTGAACTCTGCCAATCAAAGAAATGGGTAGAAGCCGCACATGAAAAAGGGCTTAAGGTTCCAAAAGACGCCACAGAGAGGAAATGTTTTGATCTTCTTTTCGATGAAAGAATTTTAATCCATCTCAACAAGCCCACTTTTGTTTTGGATTATCCATCCTCTTTTTCACCCTTGGCCAAAACAAAACCTCAACAACCTTTGTTGGCAGACCGTTTCGAGTTGTTTATCGCCAAAGAGGAAGTAGCCAATGCCTACACCGAACAAAACGACCCCGATGAGCAACGCCAAAAATTCGGCGAAGAACTTGCCAAAAGGCAATCTGGCGACGAAGAAGCCATGCCAAAGGACGAAGAATTTATTTTGGCGTTGGAACACGGAATGCCGCCAGCCGGTGGATTGGGGATTGGGGTTGATCGTTTGACCATGATACTCACGGGTTGCGCCTCCATTCGAGAAGTAATCCTATTTCCGCTCTTAAAACCTCAATCTACTTGA
- the lolE gene encoding Lipoprotein-releasing system transmembrane protein LolE, with product MSAELYLACRYLSNRRHGAWGWMIGWLATGSVALGVAALIITLSVMTGFREDIRQKILGIQPHIIVTSMSGQLNLTDHSFDRTLTAVSGIEAWSPFVSGQVLMGHGSQSSGAMIKGIEPKNETRVANLQNKLIRGDWEHLSNDKSFPAERPAIFLGQELAKNLGTNLGDTLWVITPGSIGVGTLSVPQAHLYIVKGLVQSGLYDYDSSLAYLDIPNAQKLFDMGTQVSGVGIRIKDIDEADHMARTLQQKLKGGLWVRSWLSLNRNLFSALKLEKTVMFIILTLITLVASVMIVSNLLLSITQKIKEIGILRAMGATKNTIHRIFLIQGILMGAMGTFIGATLGIGISILLAKTNFIRLPADVYYIDRLPIRLDGWDIATVIGAACLIVLVATLIPARRAAELDPLEAIRYG from the coding sequence ATGTCAGCTGAACTTTACCTCGCCTGCCGATACTTATCGAATCGACGCCATGGGGCTTGGGGATGGATGATTGGATGGCTTGCCACTGGCAGCGTGGCTTTGGGAGTGGCGGCGCTTATCATCACGCTCTCCGTCATGACTGGTTTCCGTGAAGACATTCGGCAAAAAATATTGGGAATTCAACCCCATATTATTGTCACCTCCATGAGCGGCCAGCTGAACTTAACTGACCATTCTTTTGATCGAACCTTGACGGCTGTTTCTGGAATTGAGGCCTGGTCTCCGTTTGTTTCTGGACAGGTATTGATGGGGCATGGTTCTCAAAGTTCCGGCGCAATGATAAAGGGAATTGAACCCAAAAACGAGACAAGGGTTGCCAATCTTCAAAATAAACTTATACGGGGGGATTGGGAACACCTGTCAAACGACAAGTCATTTCCCGCGGAACGACCGGCGATATTTCTGGGGCAAGAATTGGCCAAAAATTTAGGGACAAATTTGGGAGACACCCTTTGGGTTATCACTCCCGGTTCCATAGGGGTGGGGACCCTGTCTGTCCCTCAAGCTCATCTATACATTGTAAAGGGATTGGTTCAATCCGGTTTGTATGACTACGATTCTTCCTTGGCCTATCTCGATATTCCAAATGCTCAAAAACTTTTCGACATGGGAACTCAAGTCTCAGGAGTGGGTATTCGGATCAAAGATATTGATGAAGCTGATCATATGGCACGAACACTTCAACAAAAACTTAAGGGGGGATTGTGGGTCCGGTCGTGGTTATCGCTTAATCGAAATTTATTCTCTGCTCTTAAATTGGAAAAGACCGTGATGTTTATCATCTTAACGCTGATCACATTGGTGGCTTCGGTGATGATTGTCTCGAATCTTTTGCTCTCTATTACCCAAAAAATAAAAGAAATTGGAATTCTTCGGGCCATGGGAGCGACAAAAAACACCATTCACCGAATTTTTTTAATTCAAGGCATTCTCATGGGAGCCATGGGAACTTTCATCGGAGCCACGTTGGGAATCGGCATTTCAATTCTTCTGGCCAAAACCAATTTTATTCGCCTCCCAGCGGATGTGTATTACATTGATCGGTTACCGATTCGCTTAGACGGCTGGGATATAGCAACAGTGATTGGCGCCGCTTGTTTGATCGTATTGGTGGCCACATTGATCCCTGCACGTCGAGCAGCTGAATTGGACCCTCTCGAGGCCATCCGATATGGCTGA
- the lolD_1 gene encoding Lipoprotein-releasing system ATP-binding protein LolD — translation MDFSLETGESVAILGPSGAGKSTFLHMAGLMERPTSGTILINNKNMGAMEDLERAHERLKTIGFLFQFHHLLPDFNVLENVLIPARLAGDNLSVAEKEGKNLLQRLGLGERLMHKPHELSGGEQQRTALARALIRHPKILLCDEPTGNLDSHTAKTVAEIIFAEIQREGIATIIVTHNQALANQSRTVYYLSDGKFEKHRRR, via the coding sequence ATGGATTTTTCATTGGAAACAGGGGAATCTGTTGCCATATTGGGCCCCTCAGGGGCCGGTAAATCAACTTTTCTTCATATGGCGGGACTTATGGAGCGCCCAACATCGGGAACCATATTAATTAACAATAAGAACATGGGAGCCATGGAAGACCTGGAACGAGCGCATGAACGTTTAAAAACAATTGGTTTCTTATTTCAATTTCATCACCTACTCCCTGATTTTAATGTGTTAGAGAATGTATTGATCCCCGCTCGGTTGGCAGGCGACAACTTGAGCGTGGCGGAAAAGGAAGGGAAAAACTTATTGCAACGACTGGGATTGGGCGAACGGCTAATGCACAAACCCCATGAACTTTCCGGAGGGGAACAACAACGAACGGCTTTGGCGCGAGCGCTCATTCGCCATCCAAAAATTTTACTCTGCGATGAACCCACCGGTAATCTGGACAGTCATACAGCCAAAACAGTTGCTGAAATTATATTTGCTGAAATTCAGAGAGAGGGGATTGCCACCATCATTGTGACGCACAATCAAGCCCTCGCTAATCAATCGAGAACCGTCTATTATCTTTCAGACGGAAAATTTGAGAAACATCGGAGGAGGTAA
- the ilvE_1 gene encoding Branched-chain-amino-acid aminotransferase — protein sequence MTDNKIYIDGKWFPKREAKISVFDHGFLYGDGVFEGIRAYHGHIFRLEEHIRRIERSARMISLKIPMTSQQLSRVVKESIKKNNLNDAYIRLLITRGVGDLGLDPRACPRASVVVIADKLRLFPAECYEKGLESIIAKTRRNFAEALDPSIKSMNYLNNIQAKIEAVRKNVPEAIMLNKDGYVCECTGDNVFFVKGKTIGTPPVKAGVLVGITRGVVMEIIRKKTTYKIIEKLFYPEALFSADEVFFTGTAAEIIPVTKINGRVIGNGRPGQVTLHLINLFKKLVQVEAGIQKP from the coding sequence ATGACTGATAACAAAATTTACATAGACGGAAAGTGGTTTCCAAAAAGGGAAGCAAAAATTTCCGTTTTTGATCACGGATTCCTATACGGAGATGGTGTTTTTGAAGGAATTCGCGCCTACCATGGTCATATTTTTCGGCTTGAAGAGCACATTCGACGTATCGAAAGATCGGCCCGAATGATTTCGCTCAAAATACCCATGACAAGTCAACAGCTCTCTCGAGTGGTAAAGGAATCCATTAAGAAAAACAACTTAAATGACGCCTATATTCGGTTGTTAATCACCCGCGGAGTGGGGGATCTGGGGCTCGATCCGCGCGCATGCCCCCGCGCTTCTGTCGTTGTTATTGCTGACAAACTTCGTCTGTTTCCGGCTGAATGCTATGAAAAGGGACTTGAATCCATCATCGCCAAGACACGCCGAAACTTCGCAGAGGCGTTGGATCCATCAATCAAATCAATGAATTATCTAAACAATATCCAAGCCAAAATTGAGGCGGTCCGAAAAAATGTTCCAGAAGCCATCATGCTAAACAAGGATGGTTATGTCTGTGAATGTACAGGGGATAATGTTTTTTTTGTTAAGGGAAAAACCATTGGTACCCCACCCGTCAAAGCGGGGGTTTTGGTGGGCATAACCCGCGGAGTTGTAATGGAAATAATCCGAAAGAAAACCACGTATAAAATAATTGAGAAACTTTTTTATCCTGAAGCCCTTTTTTCAGCAGATGAAGTTTTCTTCACAGGAACCGCGGCTGAAATAATCCCTGTAACCAAAATTAATGGCCGCGTCATTGGGAATGGAAGACCTGGCCAGGTTACTCTTCATCTCATCAACCTATTTAAAAAATTGGTGCAAGTGGAGGCTGGAATTCAAAAACCATGA
- the mcsA gene encoding Protein-arginine kinase activator protein — protein MICSLCKKKEADVHFEEIIKDQLVSKKLCEDCAKKSSFSDTFSFPGGGQPALNDLVDLLSSWHKKSSSLQKEPACPACRWTINQFQNTGMMGCSECYLHFQGTVEGVLKKNHGASIHKGKKAPSDVQKEKIRNLERNLRKLKSELDQAVKTENYELAAKLRDKIREFENKSK, from the coding sequence ATGATTTGTTCTTTGTGTAAAAAAAAAGAAGCCGATGTTCACTTTGAAGAAATCATAAAGGATCAATTGGTGAGTAAAAAACTTTGTGAAGACTGCGCCAAAAAGTCTTCTTTTTCAGATACTTTTTCCTTCCCAGGTGGGGGGCAGCCAGCCCTCAACGACCTGGTTGATTTACTTTCAAGTTGGCATAAAAAATCCAGCTCTTTACAGAAAGAACCGGCTTGCCCAGCCTGCCGTTGGACCATCAATCAATTCCAAAACACTGGGATGATGGGCTGTTCTGAATGTTACCTTCATTTTCAAGGAACGGTGGAAGGTGTGTTGAAAAAAAATCACGGTGCCTCAATCCATAAAGGAAAAAAAGCCCCATCCGATGTCCAAAAAGAAAAAATCAGAAATCTAGAGAGAAACCTTCGAAAACTTAAATCGGAGTTGGATCAAGCCGTAAAAACAGAAAATTATGAGTTGGCCGCGAAATTACGAGATAAAATTCGCGAATTTGAAAATAAATCAAAATGA
- the mcsB gene encoding Protein-arginine kinase yields MSKPSWSSLAQTPLSWLYTNGRPIEKCVFFSKIQLSRNLTGHPFPHHATLAQRKKEFELIWNAIETMSTFSKKKSFSLKSLTPSERQFIFEKQWASQSNLNETSLPEVLVSDSGLMTLSINGNDHVSYSTFGPGLLIKSLWENINEFDDDMGAQLHYSYNTNFGYITSSPTRLGTGLEVSCLLHLPALVFSGKTLKLIESLPQSDYLFSGFSDDGTVALGDLFVVSNGRTLGRTEEEILHGLETLVKEICTFEKSEENTIRETDLSTRLDEQIYRVLGTLRWATSLNLKEGLKLISILRLGHKMGKDVPCSLEKLNQLFFQLQPAHVKFQFGLEDNPNQVDKQRAELLRRELPIK; encoded by the coding sequence ATGAGTAAACCCAGTTGGTCTTCCTTGGCCCAAACCCCGCTGTCTTGGCTTTATACCAACGGACGCCCTATTGAGAAATGCGTCTTCTTTTCAAAAATTCAGCTATCCAGAAATCTAACAGGACATCCATTTCCTCATCATGCGACTCTAGCGCAGAGAAAAAAAGAGTTTGAACTCATCTGGAACGCTATTGAAACCATGTCCACATTTTCAAAAAAAAAATCATTCTCGCTCAAATCACTTACACCTTCAGAAAGGCAGTTTATTTTCGAAAAACAATGGGCTTCTCAATCTAATTTAAATGAAACTTCTTTGCCGGAAGTGCTTGTATCCGATTCCGGGCTGATGACTCTTTCAATTAACGGGAATGACCATGTGAGTTATTCGACATTTGGCCCAGGTCTTTTAATCAAGTCGTTATGGGAAAATATAAACGAATTTGACGACGACATGGGGGCTCAGTTGCATTATTCATACAACACAAACTTTGGGTACATCACATCCTCTCCAACAAGGCTGGGAACGGGGCTGGAGGTTTCTTGTTTGCTTCATCTTCCTGCTCTTGTTTTTTCTGGGAAAACGCTCAAATTGATCGAATCACTGCCTCAATCGGATTACTTATTTAGCGGATTTTCTGACGACGGGACGGTCGCGTTAGGAGATTTATTTGTCGTTTCAAATGGACGAACCTTGGGCCGAACCGAAGAAGAAATATTGCATGGATTGGAAACGCTCGTCAAAGAGATTTGTACATTTGAAAAGTCGGAGGAAAATACCATTCGTGAAACAGATTTGTCGACTCGTCTAGACGAACAAATTTATCGTGTTCTGGGAACCCTTCGATGGGCTACCTCGTTAAACTTGAAAGAAGGATTGAAGTTGATCTCTATTCTTCGTTTGGGACATAAAATGGGGAAGGATGTCCCCTGCTCACTTGAAAAGTTAAATCAGCTGTTTTTTCAATTGCAACCAGCCCATGTGAAATTTCAATTCGGATTGGAAGATAATCCCAATCAAGTGGATAAGCAAAGAGCGGAATTATTAAGAAGGGAATTACCAATAAAATGA
- the clpC gene encoding Negative regulator of genetic competence ClpC/MecB, with protein sequence MSNRFTERAQRVILIAQEEAKRLNHDYVGTEHLLLGLIALGEGVAAQVLANLGVDLRRVRTEIEKIVGTGDNVMLLGEIPFTPRAKKVLELAVEEAQNMGHNYVGTEHLLLGLIREEEGVAARVLENLGVRLDVVREEVISLLGEGQPHQPQQTPSSGGSGSSTKSKSKTPTLDEFGRDLTILAKENKIDPVIGRSDEITRLIQILARRTKNNPVLIGDPGVGKTAIVEGLAQKIASGDIPEVLQGRRVMTLDLAAVVAGTKYRGEFEQRLKNIMEEIRRTKNQIILFIDELHTVIGAGAAEGAIDASNMLKPALARGELQCIGATTLDEYRRHIEHDAALERRFQPIQVDPPSVEDTIKIITGLREKYENHHKVKYSDEAIKAAAELAERYITDRFLPDKAIDLIDESGSRARLQLSTMPKSIKDREGELASLTKDKDNAIASQEYEKAARLRDQEKELKKSIEDQKKKWRSSREETIPTISDEDIASVVSMWTGIQVNKLTEKESDKLIHMEEALHGRVIGQEEAIHSISQAIRRSRTGLKDPKRPVGSFIFLGPTGVGKTELARTLAEFLFGNEEALIRIDMSEYMEKFSVSRLIGAPPGYVGYEEGGQLTEAVRKKPYSVVLLDEIEKAHPDTFNILLQIMDDGHVTDNLGHKVSFKNTVVIMTSNVGARLITKGKSLGFVSGEDAERDYKAMKTTVMDEMKRHFNPEFLNRIDDIIVFHPLVKEDAKQILNIILDRLSKKLANQDIVPLLTEEAKDFLVSEGFDPNYGARPLVRTIQKHLEDPMAEEILANRLTSGGKVYVDFDPDSKKLIFSQTPHKKPVRSS encoded by the coding sequence ATGTCCAACCGGTTCACAGAGAGGGCCCAACGGGTTATCTTGATAGCCCAAGAAGAAGCAAAACGGTTGAATCATGATTACGTGGGAACTGAACATCTGCTTTTGGGGCTCATTGCCTTGGGGGAAGGAGTTGCTGCTCAAGTTTTAGCCAACCTGGGAGTGGATTTACGCAGGGTTCGAACCGAAATCGAAAAAATCGTCGGGACTGGCGATAATGTAATGCTATTGGGTGAAATTCCCTTTACCCCTCGAGCTAAGAAAGTTTTGGAACTTGCAGTTGAAGAAGCCCAAAACATGGGACACAACTATGTGGGTACGGAACATCTCTTGTTGGGACTCATTCGGGAGGAAGAAGGTGTCGCAGCTCGAGTTTTGGAAAATTTGGGAGTCCGCTTGGATGTGGTGAGAGAGGAAGTTATTTCTCTTCTGGGAGAAGGTCAACCCCATCAGCCACAACAAACCCCCTCCTCTGGCGGATCCGGCAGCTCAACCAAATCCAAGTCAAAAACCCCGACATTGGATGAATTTGGTCGTGATTTAACGATCCTTGCCAAAGAAAATAAGATCGATCCTGTGATAGGGCGAAGCGATGAAATTACCCGTTTAATTCAAATCTTGGCCCGCCGAACGAAAAATAATCCTGTTCTCATCGGAGATCCAGGCGTTGGAAAAACTGCCATTGTTGAAGGACTGGCACAAAAGATCGCTTCGGGAGATATTCCGGAGGTTCTTCAAGGTCGCCGAGTTATGACATTGGATCTGGCGGCTGTGGTAGCTGGAACCAAGTACCGCGGAGAATTCGAACAACGCCTAAAAAATATTATGGAAGAAATCCGTAGAACTAAAAACCAAATCATTCTTTTTATCGATGAACTCCACACCGTGATTGGTGCGGGAGCTGCCGAGGGCGCTATTGATGCCTCTAACATGCTCAAGCCCGCCCTGGCTCGCGGAGAATTGCAGTGCATTGGTGCCACAACCTTGGATGAATATCGGCGTCATATCGAACATGATGCGGCATTGGAGAGACGTTTTCAACCGATTCAGGTGGACCCGCCCAGTGTTGAAGACACCATAAAAATTATCACGGGTCTTCGTGAAAAATATGAGAACCATCACAAGGTGAAATATTCAGATGAGGCCATTAAAGCCGCGGCCGAGTTGGCGGAACGGTACATCACGGATCGGTTTTTACCTGACAAAGCCATCGATTTGATCGATGAATCAGGAAGCCGTGCGCGTTTACAGCTCTCAACAATGCCCAAAAGCATTAAAGATCGAGAGGGAGAATTGGCCAGTTTGACCAAGGATAAGGACAACGCAATCGCTTCTCAGGAATATGAAAAAGCGGCTCGCTTGAGAGATCAAGAAAAAGAACTTAAAAAGTCGATCGAAGACCAAAAAAAGAAATGGCGCTCAAGCCGAGAAGAGACAATCCCAACAATATCTGATGAAGACATCGCGAGTGTTGTTTCAATGTGGACTGGCATTCAAGTGAACAAGTTGACTGAAAAGGAATCAGACAAGTTGATTCACATGGAGGAAGCTCTCCACGGACGGGTTATAGGTCAGGAAGAAGCCATTCACAGTATTTCTCAGGCCATTCGACGATCACGTACAGGTTTAAAAGATCCCAAACGCCCCGTGGGGAGTTTTATTTTCTTGGGTCCCACGGGTGTCGGGAAAACTGAATTGGCTCGCACATTGGCTGAATTCTTATTTGGAAATGAAGAAGCGTTGATTCGCATCGACATGTCTGAATATATGGAGAAATTTTCAGTGTCCCGGCTTATTGGAGCCCCTCCCGGATATGTGGGGTATGAAGAAGGTGGACAATTAACCGAGGCTGTGAGGAAGAAACCTTACTCCGTGGTATTGTTGGACGAAATTGAAAAGGCCCATCCGGACACCTTCAATATTCTTCTTCAAATTATGGACGACGGTCACGTGACGGACAACCTGGGGCACAAAGTCAGTTTCAAAAACACGGTTGTCATCATGACGTCCAATGTGGGCGCGCGTTTGATCACAAAAGGCAAGTCTCTGGGATTTGTATCTGGAGAAGACGCCGAACGTGACTACAAGGCAATGAAAACAACGGTGATGGATGAAATGAAGAGACATTTTAATCCTGAATTCCTGAATCGAATAGACGATATCATCGTGTTCCATCCATTGGTGAAAGAAGATGCCAAGCAGATCCTCAACATTATTCTCGATCGGCTTTCAAAAAAATTAGCCAATCAAGACATTGTTCCTTTGTTAACCGAAGAAGCCAAAGACTTTCTCGTTAGCGAAGGATTTGATCCCAATTATGGTGCGCGTCCTTTGGTGAGAACCATTCAAAAACATCTGGAAGACCCGATGGCTGAAGAAATTTTGGCGAATCGATTGACATCCGGAGGCAAAGTGTATGTTGACTTTGATCCAGATTCAAAAAAATTGATCTTTAGTCAGACCCCGCATAAAAAGCCGGTTCGTAGCTCATAG